A single Callithrix jacchus isolate 240 chromosome 4, calJac240_pri, whole genome shotgun sequence DNA region contains:
- the TAAR1 gene encoding trace amine-associated receptor 1, with protein sequence MPFCYNLINISCVKNNWSNDVRASLYSLMVLIILTTLVGNLIVIISISHFKQLHTPTNWLIHSMATVDFLLGCLVMPYSMVRSVEHCWYFGEVFCKIHTSTDIMLSSASIFHLSFISIDRYYAVCDPLRYKARISILVICVMIFISWSVPAIFAFGMIFLELNFKGVEDIYYEHVHCRGGCSVFFSKISGVLAFMTSFCIPGSIMLCVYYRIYLTAKGQARSINDGNQKLQIGLEMKNGISRSKERKAAKTLGIVMGVFLVCWCPFFVCIVMDPFLHYTIPPALNDVLIWFGYLNSTFNPMVYSFFYPWFRKALKMILFGKIFQKDSSRCNLFLE encoded by the coding sequence ATGCCCTTTTGCTACAATCTAATTAATATTTCCTGTGTGAAAAACAACTGGTCAAATGATGTCCGTGCTTCCCTGTACAGTTTAATGGTGCTCATAATTCTGACCACACTGGTTGGCAATCTGATAGTTATTATTTCTATATCACACTTCAAGCAACTCCACACTCCGACTAATTGGCTCATTCATTCCATGGCCACTGTGGACTTTCTTCTGGGGTGCTTGGTCATGCCTTACAGCATGGTGAGATCTGTTGAGCATTGTTGGTATTTTGGAGAAGTCTTCTGTAAAATTCACACCAGCACCGACATTATGCTGAGCTCAGCATCCATTTTCCACTTGTCTTTCATCTCCATTGACCGCTACTATGCTGTGTGTGATCCATTGAGATATAAAGCCAGGATCAGTATCTTGGTTATCTGTGTGATGATCTTCATTAGTTGGAGTGTCCCCGCTATTTTTGCATTTGGAATGATCTTTCTGGAGCTAAACTTCAAAGGAGTTGAAGACATATATTACGAACATGTTCACTGCAGAGGAGGTTGCTCTGTCTTCTTTAGCAAAATATCTGGGGTACTGGCCTTTATGACGTCTTTCTGCATACCTGGATCTATTATGTTATGTGTCTATTACAGAATATATCTTACAGCTAAAGGGCAGGCAAGATCAATTAATGATGGCAATCAGAAGCTCCAAATTGGattggaaatgaaaaatggaatttcacggagcaaagaaaggaaagctgCGAAGACACTGGGGATTGTGATGGGAGTTTTCCTGGTGTGCTGGTGCCCTTTCTTTGTCTGTATAGTGATGGACCCTTTTCTGCACTACACTATTCCACCTGCTTTGAACGATGTATTGATTTGGTTTGGCTACTTGAACTCTACATTTAATCCAatggtttattcatttttctatccCTGGTTTAGAAAAGCACTGAAGATGATTCTGTTTGGTAAAATTTTCCAAAAAGATTCATCTAGGTGCAATTTATTTTTGGAATAG